A single Xylanimonas cellulosilytica DSM 15894 DNA region contains:
- a CDS encoding NAD(P)H-quinone oxidoreductase, whose product MRAVTIAPQAGRGKLALIQAIRPAPAAGEVLVQVASAGVNRADLLQRAGHYPPPPGAPPWPGLEISGTVIVAGHGVSSPRVGDEVVALLEGGGYAEYAVARAAQTLPVPDGVGLVDAAALPEAVCTAWTNLVDTARLRPGEWVLVQGGSGGVGSIAVQLAKALGAHVVATAGGPERVAHVRALGADVVVDHHASDVVAAVREATGGRGVDVVLDVLGGGGLADNVRALAPDGRLVVIGLQQGRRGELDLAAVLATRATVTGTLLRSRTPAEKAAIVAAVREHVWPMVADGRVRPVVHARLPLADADDALTSLERGEVFGKVLLVTGAPAASSGATDAPSAQGWDA is encoded by the coding sequence GTGCGAGCGGTCACGATAGCCCCCCAGGCAGGCCGAGGGAAACTCGCCCTTATCCAGGCAATCCGGCCCGCACCCGCTGCGGGCGAGGTATTGGTCCAGGTCGCTTCGGCTGGCGTCAACCGGGCTGACCTGCTACAACGCGCCGGCCACTACCCTCCACCGCCCGGTGCACCGCCCTGGCCAGGGCTGGAAATCTCCGGCACCGTCATCGTCGCAGGTCACGGCGTGTCGTCACCGCGTGTCGGCGACGAGGTGGTCGCGCTGCTCGAGGGCGGCGGATACGCCGAGTACGCCGTCGCCCGGGCGGCACAGACCCTGCCCGTGCCCGACGGGGTCGGCCTGGTCGACGCCGCGGCGCTGCCGGAGGCCGTGTGCACCGCCTGGACCAACCTCGTGGACACCGCCCGTCTGCGGCCGGGTGAGTGGGTGCTCGTCCAGGGTGGGTCCGGGGGTGTGGGGAGCATCGCCGTCCAGCTCGCCAAGGCGCTCGGCGCCCACGTCGTCGCCACGGCTGGAGGGCCCGAACGGGTCGCCCACGTCCGCGCGCTCGGCGCCGACGTCGTCGTCGATCACCACGCCTCCGACGTCGTCGCCGCCGTCCGGGAGGCGACCGGAGGGCGCGGCGTCGACGTCGTGCTCGACGTCCTGGGCGGCGGCGGGCTGGCCGACAACGTGCGGGCGCTCGCGCCCGACGGGCGGCTCGTGGTCATCGGGCTGCAGCAGGGGCGGCGCGGCGAGCTCGACCTCGCTGCGGTGCTCGCCACGCGGGCCACCGTCACCGGGACGCTGCTGCGCTCACGGACCCCGGCCGAGAAGGCGGCCATCGTCGCCGCGGTGCGCGAGCACGTGTGGCCCATGGTCGCGGACGGGCGCGTCCGGCCCGTGGTGCACGCGCGCCTGCCGCTCGCCGACGCCGACGACGCCCTCACGTCGCTGGAGCGCGGCGAGGTGTTCGGCAAGGTGCTGCTCGTGACCGGAGCG